The following nucleotide sequence is from Pedococcus aerophilus.
CCGGTCGAGACCTGCACGATGCCGTCGCTGCCGGCCTCGGCGAACCCGCGGATCGCGGCGTTCAGCGTCTGCGAGGACGACACGTTGATGGCCGGGTACGCGAAGGAGCCGGCCTTCGCGCGGTCCAGCATGTCGGCATACACCTCAGGGGTGGCGATGGGCATGGACTCTCTCCTTCGAAAGACATGGCACGGGGTCTTGCGTCGTCGCCGATCCTTCCACGTCCGTCGCCGCCGGCGACACCCGTGTCTCAGCCGGGCGCGGCGCCCAGCGCGTCACGGCGCTCGACGAGCAGCGCGAGCTCGGCGTCGTTGGCGCACCGTTCGATCGCGAGCCCGTATGCAGCGCGCGCACCGTCGGCGTCGCCCGCGCGGCTCAGCAGCTCGGCCCGGACGGCGGGGAGGCGGTGGCTGTGCGGCAGGTCCGCGTCCAACCCGTCCAGGGCTGCCAGCCCCTCCTGAGGACCCCGCGCCTCGGCGACCGCGACCGCCCGCGCCAGCCGGGCACTGGGCGTGGGGGCGAAGCCGAGCAGGGTGTCGTAGTGGTGCACGACCTGCTCCCAGTCGGTGTCGGCGGCCGTCGCGGCGGTGGCGTGCACGGCCGCGATCCGGGCCTGGACGGCGAACCCGGCGGCAGCGACGTCGATCGGGCCGGTGAGCACGAGCGAGCCGAGCAGCCCCAGCGCCTCGGCCACCTCGTCGTGGCGCCACCGGGACCGGTCCTGGTCGGGCAGCAGGACGATCCGGCCCGTGTCGTCGACCCGCGCGTCGCGACGGGAGTGCTGGAGCAGCATGAGGGCGAGCAGGGCGACGAGGACGGGTTCGCCGGGTCGCAGGCCGTCGACGAGGCGCACCAGCCGGATCGCCTCACCCGCGAGCTCGGTGCGCAGCGCATCCGGGCCGCTGCCCGGCGCGTAGCCCGCGGTGAAGGCGAGGTAGGCGGTCTGGGCGACGACGCCGAGCCGCTCCGGCAGGTCGTCGGCGGACGGGACGGAGAACGGGATGCCCGCGGAGACGATCTTCTTCTTGGCCCGGGTCAGCCGCGCCGCCATCGTCGGCTCCGGCACGAGGAAGAGCCTGGCGACGTCGTGGGTGGTGACACCGAGGACGAGTCGCAGCGCCAGGGCGCTCGCCGCGGACGGGTCGAGCGCCGGGTGCGTGCACATCAGGACGAGCCGCAGCCGCTCGTCCTCGACGAGACCACCCGGATCGGCACGCACGACGGCCTCCTGTCGTTCGGCATCGACGACGAGCAGCGGCGCCTTGCGCTGGGCCATCGCCTCGGCGCGCATCCGGTCCAGCACCCGTCGGCGGGCGGCGGTGTGCAGCCACGCTGCCGGGTTGTCGGGCGTGCCGTCCCGGGGCCACCGACGGGTGGCTGTCTCGACGGCGTCGGCAAGGGCGTCCTCGACGAGGTCGAGCCGCCGGAACTGCGCGAGGAGCAGGGACACCAGTCGCCCCCACTCCTCGCGCACCGTGCCGGCCAGCACGTCCTGCGCCGTGGCGGTCACAGGCTCTCGTAGCCCTCGACCCCGACGACGGGGCGGACCTCGACGGTGTAGCTGGTGGGCAGCAGCTTGGCCGCGGCGATCGCCGTGTCGAGGTCCGGCAGCTCGACGTCGTAGTAGCCGCCGACCTGTTCGGTCAGCTCGACGAAGGGGCCGTCGGTGACGACCGCAGCACCGTCCTCACCGTGGCGGATCGTCGTGGCCAGGTCTGCGTCGCAGAGCGCCGCACTCTGCAACCGTCGACCGTGCTCGTCGACGAACCGCTCGAACGCGTGGTGGGCGTCGAAGAACTGTTGCCGCTCCTGCGGCCCGGCCTCCTCCCACCGCCCGGGAACGTAGGCGATGAGGACGACGTACCTCACGAGGGACGGTCCTCGGGCCTGACCACCCGACGCACCTCGATGCCGTCGCCGAGGGCGGCGATGATCTGGCAGCAGTCGAGGAGGTCGTCGAGGTCGTCGGTCTCCACCTGGTAGAAGCCGCCGACCTGTTCGGTGACCTCGGCGAACGGTCCCTCGGTCGGGGTCCCGCCACCGCCGGGGATGCGCCGCGCCTCACCCATCCCGTGCAGCTCGGCGCCGCCGGTGATCTTGTGCCCCCGCTGGGTCAGCTCGCCGGCGAACCGGTTGTACTCGGCATACCCGGCGGTGCGCTGCTCGACGCTCATGGTGGTCCACCAGCGGTCGGCGTCCCCCACGATCAGCACGACGTACTCGGTCATCGGTCTCTCCTCACTCTCGGTGGCCGCGGGCGCGACCTCACCCCTGTGACGGACGAGGACACCCCGGATCGACAGCCTGCCGGAAACTTCTCGGAAAAGGCTGTCCCCGGACACACCCGAACCGGCACCCTTCGACGTCATGGGGGGTGTGGAGCTGGAGGGCATGGCCGGGTTCGAGCGCTTCGTGCAGTCGCGCTCGCACGTCCTGCTGCGCACCGCCTACCTCCTCGCCGGCGACCGGCACCTCGCCGAGGACCTCCTCCAGGACACCCTGAGCAAGGTCGCCCAGCACTGGGAGGTCGTTGTCGCAGAAGGAAACCCAGAGGCGTACGCGCGCACCGTGCTCTACCACCGGGCCGTCGACACCTGGCGCACCCGGCTGCGACGCCCCAAGGTCGTCGGTGACGTGGTCCGGGAGCCCGCCGAGCCGTCCGACCTCTTCGGCGACTCGGACCGGCGGATGCTCCTGCGATCCGCACTGGCGCGTCTGACCGCCAGACAGCGGGCGGTGCTCGTCCTGCGGTTCTACGAGGACCGGACCGAGGCCCAGGCCGCAGAGGTGCTCGGCTGCTCGGTCAGCACGGTCAAGACCACGACCCGGGCGGCGCTCGAGCGCCTGCGGGTCACCGCCCCCGAGCTCGCCGAGCTCACCGACCGGATGGTGGTGTCCCCATGACGACCGAGCTCACCGACGCCCTGGACTCCCTCGCCGCCGATGTCGACGTCACACCACCCCGGACCGATCTCGCGACGGCCGCGTGGACCCGGGGGCGGCGGGCCCGCACGCGTGCCCGGGCGAGCAGGGTCGCCCTCGCGGCCGCGGCAGTCGTGACCGTGGTGGCAGCCGTCCTGCCCGGGTCGTGGGACCGCTCGGCGCTGCCCTCCAGCTCCAGGGAGACCTCGTCCACCGGCTACCCCGTCCGGATCACCAAGCCGTGGACCACCGAGGACCTGCCCCTGCGCGGCGAACCGCTGGCCGGCGTGCTCCTGTCCGAGGCCCGCGGCTACACCGGCTGGTATGCCGTCACCAAGGACGGCGACCTCCGTCGCCTCCCCGTGAGCGGCGGGTTCATGCGTGGGAACGTCCCCACTCTCTCGGACGACGGGCGGCTGATCGGCTACGTCGACTCCAGCAGCGGGCAGTACGTGCTGCACGACGTCGTCTCCGGTCGGGTCACCTCGTTCCCTGACGTGCGCGCGGAGAACTCCACGGACCCTCAGGCGGAAGCGCCGGCGCCGTACAGGGTCGGTCCACAGATCCCCGGCTACGTCTCCCCCGACGGGGTGCACGTCGCCGTCCCGGGCACGACGGGGACCGACGGCACGACTGCGATCCTCGTCCTCGGCACAGACGGCTCGGTGCGTCCGGTCGCCGTCGGCGGCGAGGACGGCCTCGTCGGGTGGCTCGACGACCAGACGCTGCTGACCATGAACAGCAAGGACTCAGGTCCCGACGACGCCGGGGTCTCGACCCTCACCCCCGTCGCCATCGGGCTCGACGGCACGACCCGCCGCCTGCCCACCCTGCGCCCGTCGGAGCCCGTCGCCGCGTTCAGCTACAGCCAGTGGAGCCCGGCCCTCTCGCCGGACCACCGGTCGCTCGCCATGGGCCTCTCGGACCACGGAAGACCTTCCTCCCTGGTCTTCGACCTCGCAGATGGGCGGGAGGTCGAGAGCCGGCGCGATTCGACCATCCTGCCGGGCTCTCCGACGGTGAACGCCTCGACGTCGGGGATGAAGCACATCGAGTGGGCCGGGAGCACCTGGTACGGCGTGCTCCCGGGCCCGGCGGTCCGCGCCATGGCACCACAGTCCTCGACGGACGACCCCGCGATCGTCGTCGACCCCCGGCTCGACACCGCATGGCTCGACCTCGCCGACGACGCCCTCTCGGGTCCGGCCCACGGCAACGTCCTGGGCACCGCCGACACGTGGGTCGCGTGGCACTGGCGCGAGGTGCTCATCGCAGCGGGCGTGCTGATCCTCGTCGCGCTCGGCCTCCACCTGACGGCCGGACGGAGCCAGCAACCGGTCAGGCGTTCGCCGACCCGGCCCCGGGGACCTGACCGAAGGCGTGACGCCTGACCCACGCGTGCATGGCGACAGCTGCCGCGGCACCGGCGTTGATCGAGCGGGTCGAGCCGAACTGCTCGATGTGCAGCACCACGTCGCACGCCTCCCGCATGTCACCCGAGAGCCCCGGCCCCTCCTGACCGAAGACCAGGACGCACTCGCGCGGGAGGTCGTGGGTCTCCAGCGGCACCGAGCCGGGCAGGTTGTCGATACCTATGAGCGGTATGGCGCGTGGCCGGCCCGCGTCGTCGCGTCCGGCGGTCGCGGCCCAGGCGACGAGGTCGTCGACGGTCGGGTGGTGGTGCTCGTGCTGGTAGCGGTCGGTGACCATGGCGCCCCGGCGGTTCCACCGGCGCTTGCCGACGATGTGGAAAGCCTTGGCGTTGAAGGCGTTCGCTGTCCGGATCACCGAGCCGATGTTGAAGTCGTGGCCCCAGTTCTCCACGGCGACGTGGAACTCGTGGCGGTGGGTGTCGAGGTCGGCGACGATCGCGTCGTGCCGCCAGTAGCGGTAGGCGTCGACGACGTTGCGCCGGTCGCCGTCCCGGAGCAGATCGGGGTCCCAGTGCTCCCCCGACGGCCACTCGCCCTTCCACGGGCCGACGCCGACCGCGTCCTCCGCGGGCTGGTGCTCCGCCGGCGCCTGTTCGCTCACCGGGCCACCCTAGGCGCACGCCGCCACGCGGCGGCCGGTCGGCAGCAGGTCCCGCAGACTCACACCATCCGCACAGGCGAGGATGCGGGCGGACCACGGCGGGCGGCATACCCTTGTCCGCGTGATGACACCCTCGCTCGGCCCCGACTGGATGGACCCCCAGTGGCTCCTCGCACGCTTCGGGTCCCAGTTCTTCTGGGTCAGCGCCGCCATCGTCTTCGTCGAGTGCGGCCTGCTCTTCCCGATCCTCCCGGGTGACTCCCTGCTCTTCGCGGTGGGACTGTTCATCGCCGAGGGCTCGATCAAGATCAACATCGCGCTGGCCTGCCTGGTCCTCACGCTGGTCGCGTTCGCGGGCAACGTCGTCGGCTACGAGATCGGCCGCGCGCTGGGCGCGCCGCTCTACGAGCGCGAGGGTCGTTTCCTCAAGAAGAAGTACTTCGACCAGACCCACGAGTTCTTCGAGCGCCACGGCGCCAAGGCCCTGGTGCTGGGCCGGTTCGTCCCGATCGTGCGGACCTTCATCACCGTCGTCGCCGGGGTCGGCCGGATGGACCGCCGCCACTTCTTCGTGTGGAGCGCGGTGGGGTCGGTGCTCTGGGCCAGCGGCCTGACCCTGATCGGCTACTTCCTCGGCCAGGCCTTCCCGGTGCTCAAGGACCACCTCGAGGCCGCGATCCTGGCGATCGTCCTCGTGTCGGTGATCCCGATGGCCATCGAGGTCGTCCGGGCCCGGCGCGGCCACACCGCGAGCGAGGTCATCCTCGAAGAAGCCGGGGAGGCCTTCGACGACGTCAGGGACGACCGGGCCTGAGGCCCCGCCGGGAGCTACAGCTCGATGATCCCGGCGCGCAGGGCAGCGGTCACGGCTGCCGTGCGGTCGGTGACGCCGAGCTTCTCGAAGGCCCGGAGCAGGTGCGTCTTCACCGTGGCCTCGCCGATGTGCAGCTCGCGGCCGACGGCGGCGTTCGACAGGCCCTTGGCCACGCAGCGCAGCACCTCGGTCTCCCGCTCGGTCAGCGACGGACCGGCCGGCGCACGCATGCGGCTGGCCAGCCGGGCGACGACCGGCGGAGCGAGCACCGTCTCGCCCCGAGCCGCGCGACGGATCGCGTCCGCCAGCACCTCGCGCGGCGAGTCCTTGAGCAGGTAGCCGTTGGCCCCGGCCTCCACGGCCCGCACGATGTCGGCGTCGGTGTCGTAGGTCGTGAGGACGAGCACCGCCGGCGCACCGGCCGAGCCCCGGAGCCGCGCGGTCGCCGCTGCACCGTCGAGCACGGGCATCCGCAGGTCCATCAGGACCACGTCCGGCGAGAGGCGCTCGGCCAGCAGGACCGCCTCGGCTCCGTCGGCGGCCTCGCCGACCACCTCGAAGTCGGCGTGCTCCGACAGCATCGCCACGAGTCCCATCCGCACGACGGGGTGGTCGTCGACGACGAGCAGCCGCAGGGATGTCGACGGCTCGGCGGTCATCGCGGCACCTCCATCCGCAGACGGGTCCCCGACCCCGGGGCGCTGTGCACCTCGAACCGACCGCCGACCTCGTCGGCGCGCGCCGTGGCGCCGTCGAGCCCGTAGCCACGGTCGGGGGTGTCGGGAGCGAACCCGACCCCGTCGTCGGCGACCTCGAGGGACACCGGGGAGTCGGCGGCATACGTGAGGCGCACCTCGAAGCTGCCCGCGTGGGCGTGCCGTCGGACGTTGGCCAAGCCCTCCTGGGCCGTGCGGAGCAGGACCACCTCGGAGTTGGCGGGAAGCACGGTCGGCTCGCCCTGGACCACGAGGCTCCCGCGCATGCCGGACTCGGCGGCCACCGCGTCGACGAGCCGGCCGAGGGCCTCGGACAGCGTGCGGGACTGGAGGTGTCCGGGGGTCGTCTCGGCGACGATGAGGCGCGCCTCGGAGAGGTTGTCGGCAGCGGTCTGCTCGATGAGGCGCACCCGCTCGCGCACCACGTCCAGGTCGCCGCGGTCGAGCGCCGCCTCGGTCGCGCGGGCCAGCGTGACGAGCGAGGTGAAGCCCTGGGCGAGGGTGTCGTGGATCTCGCGGGACATGCGTTCGCGTTCTCCTGCAACGCCCTGGGCGCGTTCGGCGGCGGCCAGCTGGGCCTGGGTCCGCCGCAGCTCGTCGATGGTGAACGCCCGGCTGTCGGCCTCGTTGATGATCTTGTGGATGAACAGGCCCAGGGCCAACGAGATCGACAACGTGATGACGGTGCTGATGGCGATGCCGACGGCGTCGTCGCCGGTGCGGGGGGCCTGCCACAGCCGCACCGCCCCGATGGCCACGACCGCGGCGACCACGACGGCGGCGGCCCGGTTGCGCGGCAGCATCGCCCACGTCTGCGGGAACAGGCCGAACGTCAGGATCCACGCCGTGCCCGACCCGTCGAGGGCCATGAGGGCGACCAGTCCGACCCAGGCGACCGTCAGGTAGAGGTTGGCGGCCCGGGGAGCCTGCTCGCCGATGCCGCGACGGCCCCAGACGGCGTAGGCCGCCGCGATCACCGCGAGGCCCACGAGCGACCACCCGACGTGGTCACCGTCCTCGGCCAGCAGGACCGCAGCCGTCGTCGCGACGAGGACCCCGAAGAACAGGTGCCACCAGACGAGCTGCCGGCGCCACATCTCGTCGAGCTCGCCGGACGACGTCCCGGGCTCGGGGCGGCAGTCCGAGGGCTGGTCGGCGCTCATCGCCCCATCATGTCGTGCCGCGCTTGGTCCAGCGGAAGGTCCTGGCGCACAGGAGGAGTCCGGCGACGAGCCAGACAGCGAGGACGAGCGCGGTGCGGCCGTGCTCCCAGACCCCGGCCATCTCCTGGGTCTGCCAGTCGTCGGGGAAGAACACCGAGCGCATCCCCTGCGCGATCCACTTCAGCGGGAAGACGCTCGCCACCTGCTTGAGCCAGTCGGGCAGGTCGGTGAAGGCGAAGTAGACGCCCGAGATGAACTGCAGGACCAGTGTCGGGGCGATGACGATCGCCCCGACCGAGCGCGACGAGGAGGCCATGGAGGAGTAGGCGATCCCGAGCACCGTGCCGGTCGCCACGCCGAGCAGGAAGACCCAGAGGAACGTCACCCAGTTGCCGGCGCTCGTGGGGAGCTGCACCCCGAACCCCACCTTGGCGATGAGGATGAGCAGGACGAACTGCGCCAGTGAGGTGACGGCGACGAGCCCGACCTTGCCCAGGAAGTAGGCGACGGGCGGCATCGGTGTCGACCGCAACCGCTTGAGGGTGCCGTCGTCGCGTTCGACCGCCACGCTCAGCGCCATCGACTGGAAGCTCGTCAGCATCACACCGGCCGCGACCATGCCGGGCAGGAAGAACCGCGCCGCGTTGACGCCGGACTGCTCCTCGTTGCCGAACTGGTCGCCGAAGATCGTGGCGAACATCGAGAGCATGAGGATCGGGAAGACGAAGGAGAAGAAGACGGCCTCCTTCTCGCGGAAGTACATCTTGAGCTCGAGGATGGTCCGGTCCCACCCGATCGCTGCGGTGTTCATGCCGACACCGCCACGGCGTCGGCCGCACCGGTCACGCCGGCGACGCCGGCTTCGTCGAGGTGCGGGGCGATGAGTCCCAGGTAGGTGTCCTCGAGGGAGGGCCGACTGACGGTCAGCCGTGGGACCTCGCCGCCCAGCCGGGCCGCCAGCCCTGCGACGTACTGCGTCGGCATGCTGGTCCGCTCGCTGCGGCGGCTCCCGTCCTCCTCCCACGACACCGTGGCCTCCGAGGAGGCGCGTCCGCCGAGGTTCGCCGGGGTGTCGAGGGCGAGCATGCGACCGGCGGCGATGACGCCGACCCGGTCGGCGAGCTGCTCCGCCTCGTCGAGGTAGTGGGTCGTCAGCAGGATCGTCGTGCCGCCGTCCGCGAGGGAGCGGATGAGCTCCCAGAAGTCGCGGCGCGCCTGGGGGTCGAAGCCTGTCGTGGGTTCGTCGAGGAAGAGCAGCTCCGGTCGCCCGACGATGCCCAGCGCCACGTCGAGACGGCGGCGCTGACCTCCGCTGAGCTTGCCGATCCGGTCGTCGGCCTTGTCCTCCAGGCCCACCGCTGCGATGACCTCGTCGACGTCGCGCGGCGTGCGGTAGACCTTGGCGTTGCTGGAGATGACCTCTCGCGGCGTGAGCAGCTCCAGGCCCGTCGAGGTCTGGAGCACGATGCCCACGCGGTTGCGCCAGTCGAGGCCCGCGGTCTCGGGGTCGGCGCCGAGGACCGTGACCTCGCCGCCGTCACGGCGCCGGAATCCCTCGAGGATCTCGACCGTGGTGGTCTTGCCGGCGCCGTTGGGACCGAGCAGGGCGAACACCTCGCCCGCCTCGATCGTCAGGTCGAGGCCGTCGACGGCCTCACGGTTCCCGTAGGTCTTGCGCAGTCCGGTGACGGAGATCGGTGCGTCCATGGGACCACCCTCCCGCGCGGGGCACCGGTCGTGGCAGCGTCAGCCGGTTGATTCGGCGTCCACCGACCGGTGGACCCGCGTCAGCCCCATTCGCGACCTCGTGCCCGGTGTTCCGGTCAAGACAGCCGTATGGCGCCGTGCAACCGGCTCTGCGGGTACGAAGTCGGGGCTCAGGACTGGGTGGGAGGCTGCGCGGGGGGCGCGGGCGGGGATGCAGGCGGGCTCTCCGGCGCAACCACGGGCGGAGCCGCGGGGACACCGGCCTCGGTGCCTGCGGCATACCCGCTCGGGGGCGGGATGGACGCGTCGCGCTGGCCGAAGTCGACCTTCACCGGGTCGCGCTCGGCGCCCTCGGCCTCGAAGTACTCCTCGCGCTTCACCTGGGCGAGCCCCGCGATGATGTTGGAGGGGATGGTCTCGACCTTGGTGTTCAGCTCGCGGACGTTGGCGTTGTAGTAGCGCCGGGCCGAGGCGATGCGGTCCTCGGTCGAGGTGAGCTCGGTCTGGAGGGCGAGGAAGTTCTGGTTGGCCTTGAGGTCGGGGTAGGCCTCGGCGACGGCGATGAGGCGGCCGAGCGCCTGGCTGAGCAACCCCTCGCTCTGCGCCTGCTGGGCCGGCGACTGACCGCCGGCCATGGCGGCGGAGCGCGCCTTCATGACGTCCTCGAGGGTGCCGCGCTCGTGGGCGGCATACCCCTTGACCGTCTCGACGAGGTTGCCGATGAGGTCGTGGCGACGGGTGAGCTCGACGTCGATCTGGCGCCAGGCCTCCTGCACGAGGTTGCGCAGCTTGATCAGGCCGTTGTAGATGCTGACGCCCCACAGGACCAGCAGCACGACGATGACGACGATGACGATCGCGGTGATCATGGAACTCCCCTTGGCTCGGTCGTGACGGTCCTGGGCCGAGCCTAGGCGAGTCCGAGCTCCTCGAGGCCGTAGACGGAGCGGTACTCGATGCCGGCGTCGGCGAACCGCTTCTCCGCGCCGGTCGCGCGGTCGGCGATCGTGGCGATGGCGACGACCTCTGCCCCGGCCTCGCGGGCGGCGTCGACGGCGTCCAGCGGCGAGTTTCCGGTGGTCGTCGTGTCCTCGACGATGACCACGCGACGGCCCTCGATCGACGGGCCCTCGATGCGCTGCTGGAGACCGTGGGCCTTGCCCGCCTTGCGCACGACGAAGGCGTCCTTGCGGTCACCGGCGGCTGCGCTGGCGTGCAGGATCGCGGTGGCCACCGGGTCGGCGCCGAGCGTCAGGCCGCCGACGGCGTCGTAGTCGAGGTCGCCGATGAGGTCGCGCATGACGATCCCCACCAGCGGCGAGGCCTCACCGTCGAGGGTGATGCGGCGCAGGTCGACGTAGTAGTCGGCCTCCTTGCCGGAGGAGAGGGTGACGCGGCCGTGGACGATGGCCTTGTCCTTGACGATCTCGAGCAGGCGGGCGCGGGCGGCGGTGGAGTCGGTCACGGCTCAGCAGCCTAGCGAGGACCGTCCCGCGAACGGTCGTGGCGCCGAACCGTGGGCGCCGGGGACGGCGCCATACGCAGGGCTCAGCGACTGCCCTTCGACCCGTCCTTGGGGCGGTGCACGGTCCTGGCCCGCGAGCGGACGAGGCCGCGCGGCACCAGCCGGAGGAGCGCCACGATGGCCTTGTACTGGCCACCGGGGACGGACACGACCTTGCCCTTGGCCACGTCGTCGAGGCAGTCGCGGACGAGGCGGTGGGCGTCGAGCCACATGAACTCGGGAATGCCCGACATGTTGATGCCGGCTCGGTCGTGGAACTCGGTGTGCGTGAACCCCGGGCACAGCGCCGTCGCGGTGACGCCGGAGCCGGCGAGCTCGCCGGACAGTCCCTCGGTGAAGACGGTGACGAAGGACTTCTCGGCCGAGTAGGTGCCGGACGTGATGAAGCTGGCGACGGAGGAGACGTTGACGATGGCGCCGTGACCGCGCTCGCGCATCGCCCGGGCGGCGGCGTGGGAGAGGACGAAGACAGCCCGGCAGAGCACGTCGAACAGCGCCTCCTCCTCGGTGATGTCGTTGTCGAGGAACCGCTTCTTCAGCGAGTACCCCGCGTTGTTGACGAGCAGGTCCACCGGCCGCGCAGCGTCGGAGAGTCGCTCGGAGACCTGGCCCGTGTCGGCGCGGTCGGACAGGTCGGCGACGAGGATCTCGGTGCCCACCTTGTACTTCGCGCGCAGCTCGTCGGACAGGTTCTCCAGCCGCACGCGGTCCCGGGCCACGAGGACGACGTCGTGCCCCCGCTCGGCGAGCTGGTGGGCGAAGGACAGTCCGATGCCGGCGGTGGCGCCGGTGACGAGGGCGGTGCTCATGGAGCCCACTCTAGGTGCGCCCCATAAGGTTGGCATCGTGCGAATTGCGACGTGGAACGTCAACTCCATCCGATCCCGGATCGACCGCGTCGAGGCGTGGCTCCAGCGCAGCGACGTCGACGTCGTGGCCATCCAGGAGACCAAGGCAAAGGACTCGCAGTTCCCGTTCGACCGGCTCCAGGCCCTCGGCTACGAGGTCGCCCACCACGGCCTCAACCACTGGAACGGCGTGGCCATCGTGTCCCGCGTCGGGCTCACCGACGTCGTCCCGTCGTTCGCCGACGCCCCCGGGTGGGGCGACCCGGAGGTCGTCGAGGCCCGCGCGCTGACCGCCACCTGTGGCGGGGTCAAGGTCACGTCGGTCTACGTCCCCAACGGCCGCCAGCTCGAGGACCCGCACATGGCCTACAAGCTCTCGTGGCTGGCCGCGCTGCGCTCGGAGGCGGAGCGGTCGGCTGCGGCTGGAGAGACCGCCGCGATCATGGGCGACTGGAACATCGCGCCGCAGGACGAGGACGTCTGGTCGATGGAGTACTACCTCGACAAGAGCCACGTGTCCGAGCCCGAGCGTGCGGCCTTCCGGGCCGTGCTCGACGCCGGGTTCGTCGACGTCGTCCGCCCCCACGTCGAGCCGGGTGCCTTCACCTACTGGGACTACACGCAGCTCGCGTTCGCCAAGCGGCGCGGCATGCGGATCGACTTCATCCTCGGCACCCAGCCGTTCGCCGACCGGGTGCTGGGTGCGGCGATCGACCGCGAGGAGCGCAAGGGCAAGGGCGCCTCCGACCACGCCCCGGTGGTCGTCGAGCTGGCCGACTGAGGTGCCGACCCCCTCGATCCTGACCGTCGCCGCTCCTGACGGGGTCCGTCTGCGCGTCCAGGTGTATGCCGCGTCGGCACCTCCGCCTGCGGCCGCACCGACCGTGGTCCTCGCCCACGGGTGGACCCTGACCCACGCCTCGTGGCTGCCCGTCGTGGAGCAGCTGACCGCGCAGGGGCTCCGCGTCGTGACCTGGGACCAGCGCGGCCACGGCCGTTCGGGGGCGCTTCGCGGGGCGACCTCGGTCCGTTCGCTGGGTGACGACCTCGCTGCGGTGCTGGCGGTCGTCGCGCCCGAGGGACCCCTGGTGCTCGGTGGCCACTCCATGGGTGGCATGACGGTGATGGCGTATGCCGGCCTGCACCCGGAGGCGTTCGCCTCACGGGTCCGCGGTGTCGTGCTCGTCTCGACGATGGCGGAGTCGTTCGACCGCCCCGTCCCGATCCGACAGCGCCGCGCGATGGGACTGATGGCCCGCCTCCCGCGGATCCGGGCCGGGCGCTTCGTCACGCTCGACAGCCAACGGAAGCTGCTCTTCGGGAGTGCTGCCGACGATGCCTCCGTGGCGCTGACCCGAGACATGGTCGCCGCGACCACCCTGCCCACGATGGGCCGCTTCTACCGAGCCATCCAGGAGCTCGACGAGGCCCGGGCACTGAGCCACTTCGACGGCATACCGACCGTGGTCCTGGTCGGCGAGCAGGACCGGCTCACTCCCCCGCGCCAGTCGCAGCGGATCGCCGAGCTCGTGCCGCACGCCGAGCTGCGGCTGCTGCCCGGCCTCGGGCACATGCTCGCCTACGAGGCGACGGACGAGGTCGTCGCCGCGTTCGAGACGGTGCTGCACCGCTCGGCCTGACGCACCCCGGAGTCGGCCGCCTCGGCACCTGGCGACAGGAGCGCGGCAAAACGGTGGTTGCTCGACGACACGGGGGTCATGACAGCCGTTTCGTCGAGCAACCACCGTTGTGCGGGGTGGAGGCGGGTCACAGTGGTGGGATGGCACCGACCGGCCGCTGGTTCCGGCGGAGGCCGAGGCCGATCGAGGCCAGCGCCCCGAGGAGGGCGGCGACGGCCGCGCCGGTGAACACGGTCTGCACCTGGACGATGCCGGCGGCGGCCAGGGCCTTCGTGTCGGTCTGGTCGGGCAG
It contains:
- a CDS encoding RNA polymerase sigma factor codes for the protein MTATAQDVLAGTVREEWGRLVSLLLAQFRRLDLVEDALADAVETATRRWPRDGTPDNPAAWLHTAARRRVLDRMRAEAMAQRKAPLLVVDAERQEAVVRADPGGLVEDERLRLVLMCTHPALDPSAASALALRLVLGVTTHDVARLFLVPEPTMAARLTRAKKKIVSAGIPFSVPSADDLPERLGVVAQTAYLAFTAGYAPGSGPDALRTELAGEAIRLVRLVDGLRPGEPVLVALLALMLLQHSRRDARVDDTGRIVLLPDQDRSRWRHDEVAEALGLLGSLVLTGPIDVAAAGFAVQARIAAVHATAATAADTDWEQVVHHYDTLLGFAPTPSARLARAVAVAEARGPQEGLAALDGLDADLPHSHRLPAVRAELLSRAGDADGARAAYGLAIERCANDAELALLVERRDALGAAPG
- a CDS encoding YciI family protein encodes the protein MRYVVLIAYVPGRWEEAGPQERQQFFDAHHAFERFVDEHGRRLQSAALCDADLATTIRHGEDGAAVVTDGPFVELTEQVGGYYDVELPDLDTAIAAAKLLPTSYTVEVRPVVGVEGYESL
- a CDS encoding YciI family protein gives rise to the protein MTEYVVLIVGDADRWWTTMSVEQRTAGYAEYNRFAGELTQRGHKITGGAELHGMGEARRIPGGGGTPTEGPFAEVTEQVGGFYQVETDDLDDLLDCCQIIAALGDGIEVRRVVRPEDRPS
- a CDS encoding SigE family RNA polymerase sigma factor, translating into MGGVELEGMAGFERFVQSRSHVLLRTAYLLAGDRHLAEDLLQDTLSKVAQHWEVVVAEGNPEAYARTVLYHRAVDTWRTRLRRPKVVGDVVREPAEPSDLFGDSDRRMLLRSALARLTARQRAVLVLRFYEDRTEAQAAEVLGCSVSTVKTTTRAALERLRVTAPELAELTDRMVVSP
- a CDS encoding TrmH family RNA methyltransferase, with the protein product MSEQAPAEHQPAEDAVGVGPWKGEWPSGEHWDPDLLRDGDRRNVVDAYRYWRHDAIVADLDTHRHEFHVAVENWGHDFNIGSVIRTANAFNAKAFHIVGKRRWNRRGAMVTDRYQHEHHHPTVDDLVAWAATAGRDDAGRPRAIPLIGIDNLPGSVPLETHDLPRECVLVFGQEGPGLSGDMREACDVVLHIEQFGSTRSINAGAAAAVAMHAWVRRHAFGQVPGAGSANA
- a CDS encoding DedA family protein translates to MTPSLGPDWMDPQWLLARFGSQFFWVSAAIVFVECGLLFPILPGDSLLFAVGLFIAEGSIKINIALACLVLTLVAFAGNVVGYEIGRALGAPLYEREGRFLKKKYFDQTHEFFERHGAKALVLGRFVPIVRTFITVVAGVGRMDRRHFFVWSAVGSVLWASGLTLIGYFLGQAFPVLKDHLEAAILAIVLVSVIPMAIEVVRARRGHTASEVILEEAGEAFDDVRDDRA
- a CDS encoding response regulator transcription factor yields the protein MTAEPSTSLRLLVVDDHPVVRMGLVAMLSEHADFEVVGEAADGAEAVLLAERLSPDVVLMDLRMPVLDGAAATARLRGSAGAPAVLVLTTYDTDADIVRAVEAGANGYLLKDSPREVLADAIRRAARGETVLAPPVVARLASRMRAPAGPSLTERETEVLRCVAKGLSNAAVGRELHIGEATVKTHLLRAFEKLGVTDRTAAVTAALRAGIIEL
- a CDS encoding sensor histidine kinase — its product is MSADQPSDCRPEPGTSSGELDEMWRRQLVWWHLFFGVLVATTAAVLLAEDGDHVGWSLVGLAVIAAAYAVWGRRGIGEQAPRAANLYLTVAWVGLVALMALDGSGTAWILTFGLFPQTWAMLPRNRAAAVVVAAVVAIGAVRLWQAPRTGDDAVGIAISTVITLSISLALGLFIHKIINEADSRAFTIDELRRTQAQLAAAERAQGVAGERERMSREIHDTLAQGFTSLVTLARATEAALDRGDLDVVRERVRLIEQTAADNLSEARLIVAETTPGHLQSRTLSEALGRLVDAVAAESGMRGSLVVQGEPTVLPANSEVVLLRTAQEGLANVRRHAHAGSFEVRLTYAADSPVSLEVADDGVGFAPDTPDRGYGLDGATARADEVGGRFEVHSAPGSGTRLRMEVPR